Proteins from a single region of Carassius gibelio isolate Cgi1373 ecotype wild population from Czech Republic chromosome B15, carGib1.2-hapl.c, whole genome shotgun sequence:
- the ccdc9 gene encoding coiled-coil domain-containing protein 9 isoform X2 encodes MSAVVDLKTKEEKDAELDKRIEALRKKNEALVKRYQEIQEDKKKAEQEGIAVTTTRKARPHEPESERRKTEKESFTVTVDLSKPAGEKRVVNDRKPAAHRGDQGPEEEESGQLHGESPPHRTGSGRMSRGGHRGGRREPRSNKGELWSERQPQDDEGGEGPARSERSSRGGRRGGRGGGGGGTQGGSGPDRKSKEWEEKRRQNIEKMNEEMEKIAEYERGQRADGEKKPIRNFLDDPRRSGPIQETDRKEGSRRHVRNWGGVDFDNVKTGAEVEKEWTNRRPSGRGSVDMTLSMTGRERAEYLHWKKEREQIDEERLARHRNATGQWRREWDAQKTDTMFKEDPAVAGEGTQEQSNRRARGRNAHVQQRSGPSEDNKRPPKAPTIGDFLGQGKPRQGGRGRGRGRGQGKSYSMHDNRWEGENEEEKGRKEEQEKEKEKDEEKVKEKEDENKDDNLKAPLSVKKTDEEGLAEEDDDEWEDASDGEEEDAEEDEKADGGEDSKDAKPTEKTPLSPAPSTPSPKGQRTPRPKVHIPSPQETLSTPEGPKPLSPFSPLDSHQPVSDWGEEMEMLSPKSSLGESPLRPSSTESSPAQPKSIPAEPNMTTTPSQPEEPEIKEITSTVVVSASCETPKEPVAAESADTTTSSSHDTADPVVAPTPDSANLSKESDAPVVEPDQSQPETKVVEDMAVDSSDQPSSGSHLNAV; translated from the exons ATG TCTGCTGTGGTGGATCTAAAGActaaggaggagaaagacgcagAGCTGGACAAAAGAATTGAAGCTCTAAGGAAGAAGAATGAAGCTTTGGTCAAGAGATATCAG GAAATACAGGAAGATAAGAAAAAGGCTGAACAGGAGGGCATCGCTGTGACGACAACTCGCAAAGCCCGCCCTCATGAGCCTGAGTCTGAACGGAGAAAGACGGAAAAGGAAAGCTTCACAGTGACCGTTGACTTGTCCAAACCTGCTGGG GAAAAGCGTGTTGTGAATGACAGGAAACCAGCTGCTCATCGTGGTGACCAGGGCCCAGAAGAAGAAGAGTCTGGTCAGCTTCATGGTGAGAGCCCCCCCCACAGAACCGGATCGGGTCGGATGAGCAGAGGTGGCCACCGCGGTGGAAGAAGAGAGCCTCGTTCAAACAAAGGCGAACTATGGTCAGAAAGGCAGCCTCAGGATGATGAAGGTGGAGAGGGTCCAGCTCGAAGTGAACGCTCCTCTAGAGGAGGGCGGAGGGGAggaagaggtggaggtggaggtggaaCTCAAGGAGGATCAGGCCCGGACAGGAAATCAAAG GAGTGGGAGGAAAAAAGAAGACAGAACATAGAGAAGATGAATGAAGAAATGGAAAAGATTGCTGAATATGAGAGAGGTCAAAGG gctGATGGAGAGAAGAAACCCATCAGAAACTTCCTTGATGACCCACGGCGTAGTGGGCCCATACAAGAAACTGACCGCAAGGAGGGAAGCCGACGACATGTGCGCAATTGGGGTGGTGTTGACTTTGACAATGTGAAGACTGGTGCAGAGGTTGAGAAAGAATGGACG AATCGTAGGCCAAGCGGTAGAGGCTCAGTGGATATGACTCTGTCCATGACTGGTCGAGAAAGAGCCGAATATCTCCACTGGAAAAAGGAGCGAGAGCAGATTGACGAAGAACGGCTGGCTCGTCACCGTAATGCCACTGGCCAGTGGAGACGAGAGTGGGATGCCCAGAAAACAGATACGAT GTTCAAGGAGGACCCAGCTGTGGCTGGAGAGGGCACACAAGAACAAAGCAACAGGAGAG CTAGGGGGCGCAATGCCCATGTACAGCAACGCAGTGGACCTTCAG AAGACAACAAGAGGCCACCTAAGGCACCAACCATTGGGGACTTCTTGGGACAGGGCAAACCCAGACAAGGAGGCCGTGGACGAGGGAGGGGTCGCGGTCAAGGCAAAAGCTACAG CATGCATGATAACCGGTGGGAAGGAGAAAATGAAGAGGAGAAAGGAAGAAAGGAGGAgcaagagaaggagaaggagaaggatgAAGAGAAGGTCAAAGAGAAGGAAGATGAGAACAAGGATGACAACCTCAAGGCTCCGTTGTCAGTGAAG AAGACTGATGAAGAAGGCCTTGctgaagaagatgatgatgagtggGAGGATGCTAGCGAtggtgaagaggaagatgcggaAGAGGATGAAAAAGCGGATGGTGGGGAAGACTCAAAAGATGCTAAACCAACAGAAAAGACCCCTTTATCTCCTGCACCTTCTACTCCCAGCCCAAAAGGACAACGTACCCCAAGACCCAAAGTCCACATCCCTTCCCCACAGGAGACGCTCAGTACACCAGAGGGACCTAAACCCCTCAGCCCTTTCTCCCCACTGGACAGCCACCAGCCAGTATCAGACTGGGGTGAAGAAATGGAGATGCTTTCTCCTAAGAGCAGTCTGGGTGAGAGCCCTCTGAGGCCCAGCAGCACTGAAAGCAGTCCAGCTCAACCCAAGAGCATCCCGGCTGAACCTAACATGACGACCACCCCCAGCCAGCCAGAAGAACCAGAAATCAAAGAAATTACATCTACAG TGGTGGTGTCAGCTTCCTGTGAAACCCCAAAGGAGCCTGTAGCAGCTGAATCTGCCGACACAACCACCTCGAGCAGCCATGACACAGCAGATCCCGTAGTGGCGCCCACCCCAGACAGCGCCAACCTGAGCA AGGAAAGCGACGCCCCTGTTGTAGAGCCGGATCAGAGTCAGCCTGAAACGAAGGTTGTGGAGGATATGGCAGTGGATTCTTCAGATCAGCCGTCCTCAG GATCCCATTTAAATGCTGTTTAG
- the ccdc9 gene encoding coiled-coil domain-containing protein 9 isoform X3, which produces MSAVVDLKTKEEKDAELDKRIEALRKKNEALVKRYQEIQEDKKKAEQEGIAVTTTRKARPHEPESERRKTEKESFTVTVDLSKPAGEKRVVNDRKPAAHRGDQGPEEEESGQLHGESPPHRTGSGRMSRGGHRGGRREPRSNKGELWSERQPQDDEGGEGPARSERSSRGGRRGGRGGGGGGTQGGSGPDRKSKEWEEKRRQNIEKMNEEMEKIAEYERGQRADGEKKPIRNFLDDPRRSGPIQETDRKEGSRRHVRNWGGVDFDNVKTGAEVEKEWTNRRPSGRGSVDMTLSMTGRERAEYLHWKKEREQIDEERLARHRNATGQWRREWDAQKTDTMFKEDPAVAGEGTQEQSNRRAARGRNAHVQQRSGPSEDNKRPPKAPTIGDFLGQGKPRQGGRGRGRGRGQGKSYSMHDNRWEGENEEEKGRKEEQEKEKEKDEEKVKEKEDENKDDNLKAPLSVKKTDEEGLAEEDDDEWEDASDGEEEDAEEDEKADGGEDSKDAKPTEKTPLSPAPSTPSPKGQRTPRPKVHIPSPQETLSTPEGPKPLSPFSPLDSHQPVSDWGEEMEMLSPKSSLGESPLRPSSTESSPAQPKSIPAEPNMTTTPSQPEEPEIKEITSTVVVSASCETPKEPVAAESADTTTSSSHDTADPVVAPTPDSANLSKESDAPVVEPDQSQPETKVVEDMAVDSSDQPSSG; this is translated from the exons ATG TCTGCTGTGGTGGATCTAAAGActaaggaggagaaagacgcagAGCTGGACAAAAGAATTGAAGCTCTAAGGAAGAAGAATGAAGCTTTGGTCAAGAGATATCAG GAAATACAGGAAGATAAGAAAAAGGCTGAACAGGAGGGCATCGCTGTGACGACAACTCGCAAAGCCCGCCCTCATGAGCCTGAGTCTGAACGGAGAAAGACGGAAAAGGAAAGCTTCACAGTGACCGTTGACTTGTCCAAACCTGCTGGG GAAAAGCGTGTTGTGAATGACAGGAAACCAGCTGCTCATCGTGGTGACCAGGGCCCAGAAGAAGAAGAGTCTGGTCAGCTTCATGGTGAGAGCCCCCCCCACAGAACCGGATCGGGTCGGATGAGCAGAGGTGGCCACCGCGGTGGAAGAAGAGAGCCTCGTTCAAACAAAGGCGAACTATGGTCAGAAAGGCAGCCTCAGGATGATGAAGGTGGAGAGGGTCCAGCTCGAAGTGAACGCTCCTCTAGAGGAGGGCGGAGGGGAggaagaggtggaggtggaggtggaaCTCAAGGAGGATCAGGCCCGGACAGGAAATCAAAG GAGTGGGAGGAAAAAAGAAGACAGAACATAGAGAAGATGAATGAAGAAATGGAAAAGATTGCTGAATATGAGAGAGGTCAAAGG gctGATGGAGAGAAGAAACCCATCAGAAACTTCCTTGATGACCCACGGCGTAGTGGGCCCATACAAGAAACTGACCGCAAGGAGGGAAGCCGACGACATGTGCGCAATTGGGGTGGTGTTGACTTTGACAATGTGAAGACTGGTGCAGAGGTTGAGAAAGAATGGACG AATCGTAGGCCAAGCGGTAGAGGCTCAGTGGATATGACTCTGTCCATGACTGGTCGAGAAAGAGCCGAATATCTCCACTGGAAAAAGGAGCGAGAGCAGATTGACGAAGAACGGCTGGCTCGTCACCGTAATGCCACTGGCCAGTGGAGACGAGAGTGGGATGCCCAGAAAACAGATACGAT GTTCAAGGAGGACCCAGCTGTGGCTGGAGAGGGCACACAAGAACAAAGCAACAGGAGAG CAGCTAGGGGGCGCAATGCCCATGTACAGCAACGCAGTGGACCTTCAG AAGACAACAAGAGGCCACCTAAGGCACCAACCATTGGGGACTTCTTGGGACAGGGCAAACCCAGACAAGGAGGCCGTGGACGAGGGAGGGGTCGCGGTCAAGGCAAAAGCTACAG CATGCATGATAACCGGTGGGAAGGAGAAAATGAAGAGGAGAAAGGAAGAAAGGAGGAgcaagagaaggagaaggagaaggatgAAGAGAAGGTCAAAGAGAAGGAAGATGAGAACAAGGATGACAACCTCAAGGCTCCGTTGTCAGTGAAG AAGACTGATGAAGAAGGCCTTGctgaagaagatgatgatgagtggGAGGATGCTAGCGAtggtgaagaggaagatgcggaAGAGGATGAAAAAGCGGATGGTGGGGAAGACTCAAAAGATGCTAAACCAACAGAAAAGACCCCTTTATCTCCTGCACCTTCTACTCCCAGCCCAAAAGGACAACGTACCCCAAGACCCAAAGTCCACATCCCTTCCCCACAGGAGACGCTCAGTACACCAGAGGGACCTAAACCCCTCAGCCCTTTCTCCCCACTGGACAGCCACCAGCCAGTATCAGACTGGGGTGAAGAAATGGAGATGCTTTCTCCTAAGAGCAGTCTGGGTGAGAGCCCTCTGAGGCCCAGCAGCACTGAAAGCAGTCCAGCTCAACCCAAGAGCATCCCGGCTGAACCTAACATGACGACCACCCCCAGCCAGCCAGAAGAACCAGAAATCAAAGAAATTACATCTACAG TGGTGGTGTCAGCTTCCTGTGAAACCCCAAAGGAGCCTGTAGCAGCTGAATCTGCCGACACAACCACCTCGAGCAGCCATGACACAGCAGATCCCGTAGTGGCGCCCACCCCAGACAGCGCCAACCTGAGCA AGGAAAGCGACGCCCCTGTTGTAGAGCCGGATCAGAGTCAGCCTGAAACGAAGGTTGTGGAGGATATGGCAGTGGATTCTTCAGATCAGCCGTCCTCAG GCTGA
- the ccdc9 gene encoding coiled-coil domain-containing protein 9 isoform X1 has protein sequence MSAVVDLKTKEEKDAELDKRIEALRKKNEALVKRYQEIQEDKKKAEQEGIAVTTTRKARPHEPESERRKTEKESFTVTVDLSKPAGEKRVVNDRKPAAHRGDQGPEEEESGQLHGESPPHRTGSGRMSRGGHRGGRREPRSNKGELWSERQPQDDEGGEGPARSERSSRGGRRGGRGGGGGGTQGGSGPDRKSKEWEEKRRQNIEKMNEEMEKIAEYERGQRADGEKKPIRNFLDDPRRSGPIQETDRKEGSRRHVRNWGGVDFDNVKTGAEVEKEWTNRRPSGRGSVDMTLSMTGRERAEYLHWKKEREQIDEERLARHRNATGQWRREWDAQKTDTMFKEDPAVAGEGTQEQSNRRAARGRNAHVQQRSGPSEDNKRPPKAPTIGDFLGQGKPRQGGRGRGRGRGQGKSYSMHDNRWEGENEEEKGRKEEQEKEKEKDEEKVKEKEDENKDDNLKAPLSVKKTDEEGLAEEDDDEWEDASDGEEEDAEEDEKADGGEDSKDAKPTEKTPLSPAPSTPSPKGQRTPRPKVHIPSPQETLSTPEGPKPLSPFSPLDSHQPVSDWGEEMEMLSPKSSLGESPLRPSSTESSPAQPKSIPAEPNMTTTPSQPEEPEIKEITSTVVVSASCETPKEPVAAESADTTTSSSHDTADPVVAPTPDSANLSKESDAPVVEPDQSQPETKVVEDMAVDSSDQPSSGSHLNAV, from the exons ATG TCTGCTGTGGTGGATCTAAAGActaaggaggagaaagacgcagAGCTGGACAAAAGAATTGAAGCTCTAAGGAAGAAGAATGAAGCTTTGGTCAAGAGATATCAG GAAATACAGGAAGATAAGAAAAAGGCTGAACAGGAGGGCATCGCTGTGACGACAACTCGCAAAGCCCGCCCTCATGAGCCTGAGTCTGAACGGAGAAAGACGGAAAAGGAAAGCTTCACAGTGACCGTTGACTTGTCCAAACCTGCTGGG GAAAAGCGTGTTGTGAATGACAGGAAACCAGCTGCTCATCGTGGTGACCAGGGCCCAGAAGAAGAAGAGTCTGGTCAGCTTCATGGTGAGAGCCCCCCCCACAGAACCGGATCGGGTCGGATGAGCAGAGGTGGCCACCGCGGTGGAAGAAGAGAGCCTCGTTCAAACAAAGGCGAACTATGGTCAGAAAGGCAGCCTCAGGATGATGAAGGTGGAGAGGGTCCAGCTCGAAGTGAACGCTCCTCTAGAGGAGGGCGGAGGGGAggaagaggtggaggtggaggtggaaCTCAAGGAGGATCAGGCCCGGACAGGAAATCAAAG GAGTGGGAGGAAAAAAGAAGACAGAACATAGAGAAGATGAATGAAGAAATGGAAAAGATTGCTGAATATGAGAGAGGTCAAAGG gctGATGGAGAGAAGAAACCCATCAGAAACTTCCTTGATGACCCACGGCGTAGTGGGCCCATACAAGAAACTGACCGCAAGGAGGGAAGCCGACGACATGTGCGCAATTGGGGTGGTGTTGACTTTGACAATGTGAAGACTGGTGCAGAGGTTGAGAAAGAATGGACG AATCGTAGGCCAAGCGGTAGAGGCTCAGTGGATATGACTCTGTCCATGACTGGTCGAGAAAGAGCCGAATATCTCCACTGGAAAAAGGAGCGAGAGCAGATTGACGAAGAACGGCTGGCTCGTCACCGTAATGCCACTGGCCAGTGGAGACGAGAGTGGGATGCCCAGAAAACAGATACGAT GTTCAAGGAGGACCCAGCTGTGGCTGGAGAGGGCACACAAGAACAAAGCAACAGGAGAG CAGCTAGGGGGCGCAATGCCCATGTACAGCAACGCAGTGGACCTTCAG AAGACAACAAGAGGCCACCTAAGGCACCAACCATTGGGGACTTCTTGGGACAGGGCAAACCCAGACAAGGAGGCCGTGGACGAGGGAGGGGTCGCGGTCAAGGCAAAAGCTACAG CATGCATGATAACCGGTGGGAAGGAGAAAATGAAGAGGAGAAAGGAAGAAAGGAGGAgcaagagaaggagaaggagaaggatgAAGAGAAGGTCAAAGAGAAGGAAGATGAGAACAAGGATGACAACCTCAAGGCTCCGTTGTCAGTGAAG AAGACTGATGAAGAAGGCCTTGctgaagaagatgatgatgagtggGAGGATGCTAGCGAtggtgaagaggaagatgcggaAGAGGATGAAAAAGCGGATGGTGGGGAAGACTCAAAAGATGCTAAACCAACAGAAAAGACCCCTTTATCTCCTGCACCTTCTACTCCCAGCCCAAAAGGACAACGTACCCCAAGACCCAAAGTCCACATCCCTTCCCCACAGGAGACGCTCAGTACACCAGAGGGACCTAAACCCCTCAGCCCTTTCTCCCCACTGGACAGCCACCAGCCAGTATCAGACTGGGGTGAAGAAATGGAGATGCTTTCTCCTAAGAGCAGTCTGGGTGAGAGCCCTCTGAGGCCCAGCAGCACTGAAAGCAGTCCAGCTCAACCCAAGAGCATCCCGGCTGAACCTAACATGACGACCACCCCCAGCCAGCCAGAAGAACCAGAAATCAAAGAAATTACATCTACAG TGGTGGTGTCAGCTTCCTGTGAAACCCCAAAGGAGCCTGTAGCAGCTGAATCTGCCGACACAACCACCTCGAGCAGCCATGACACAGCAGATCCCGTAGTGGCGCCCACCCCAGACAGCGCCAACCTGAGCA AGGAAAGCGACGCCCCTGTTGTAGAGCCGGATCAGAGTCAGCCTGAAACGAAGGTTGTGGAGGATATGGCAGTGGATTCTTCAGATCAGCCGTCCTCAG GATCCCATTTAAATGCTGTTTAG
- the ccdc9 gene encoding coiled-coil domain-containing protein 9 isoform X4 — MSAVVDLKTKEEKDAELDKRIEALRKKNEALVKRYQEIQEDKKKAEQEGIAVTTTRKARPHEPESERRKTEKESFTVTVDLSKPAGEKRVVNDRKPAAHRGDQGPEEEESGQLHGESPPHRTGSGRMSRGGHRGGRREPRSNKGELWSERQPQDDEGGEGPARSERSSRGGRRGGRGGGGGGTQGGSGPDRKSKEWEEKRRQNIEKMNEEMEKIAEYERGQRADGEKKPIRNFLDDPRRSGPIQETDRKEGSRRHVRNWGGVDFDNVKTGAEVEKEWTNRRPSGRGSVDMTLSMTGRERAEYLHWKKEREQIDEERLARHRNATGQWRREWDAQKTDTMFKEDPAVAGEGTQEQSNRREDNKRPPKAPTIGDFLGQGKPRQGGRGRGRGRGQGKSYSMHDNRWEGENEEEKGRKEEQEKEKEKDEEKVKEKEDENKDDNLKAPLSVKKTDEEGLAEEDDDEWEDASDGEEEDAEEDEKADGGEDSKDAKPTEKTPLSPAPSTPSPKGQRTPRPKVHIPSPQETLSTPEGPKPLSPFSPLDSHQPVSDWGEEMEMLSPKSSLGESPLRPSSTESSPAQPKSIPAEPNMTTTPSQPEEPEIKEITSTVVVSASCETPKEPVAAESADTTTSSSHDTADPVVAPTPDSANLSKESDAPVVEPDQSQPETKVVEDMAVDSSDQPSSGSHLNAV, encoded by the exons ATG TCTGCTGTGGTGGATCTAAAGActaaggaggagaaagacgcagAGCTGGACAAAAGAATTGAAGCTCTAAGGAAGAAGAATGAAGCTTTGGTCAAGAGATATCAG GAAATACAGGAAGATAAGAAAAAGGCTGAACAGGAGGGCATCGCTGTGACGACAACTCGCAAAGCCCGCCCTCATGAGCCTGAGTCTGAACGGAGAAAGACGGAAAAGGAAAGCTTCACAGTGACCGTTGACTTGTCCAAACCTGCTGGG GAAAAGCGTGTTGTGAATGACAGGAAACCAGCTGCTCATCGTGGTGACCAGGGCCCAGAAGAAGAAGAGTCTGGTCAGCTTCATGGTGAGAGCCCCCCCCACAGAACCGGATCGGGTCGGATGAGCAGAGGTGGCCACCGCGGTGGAAGAAGAGAGCCTCGTTCAAACAAAGGCGAACTATGGTCAGAAAGGCAGCCTCAGGATGATGAAGGTGGAGAGGGTCCAGCTCGAAGTGAACGCTCCTCTAGAGGAGGGCGGAGGGGAggaagaggtggaggtggaggtggaaCTCAAGGAGGATCAGGCCCGGACAGGAAATCAAAG GAGTGGGAGGAAAAAAGAAGACAGAACATAGAGAAGATGAATGAAGAAATGGAAAAGATTGCTGAATATGAGAGAGGTCAAAGG gctGATGGAGAGAAGAAACCCATCAGAAACTTCCTTGATGACCCACGGCGTAGTGGGCCCATACAAGAAACTGACCGCAAGGAGGGAAGCCGACGACATGTGCGCAATTGGGGTGGTGTTGACTTTGACAATGTGAAGACTGGTGCAGAGGTTGAGAAAGAATGGACG AATCGTAGGCCAAGCGGTAGAGGCTCAGTGGATATGACTCTGTCCATGACTGGTCGAGAAAGAGCCGAATATCTCCACTGGAAAAAGGAGCGAGAGCAGATTGACGAAGAACGGCTGGCTCGTCACCGTAATGCCACTGGCCAGTGGAGACGAGAGTGGGATGCCCAGAAAACAGATACGAT GTTCAAGGAGGACCCAGCTGTGGCTGGAGAGGGCACACAAGAACAAAGCAACAGGAGAG AAGACAACAAGAGGCCACCTAAGGCACCAACCATTGGGGACTTCTTGGGACAGGGCAAACCCAGACAAGGAGGCCGTGGACGAGGGAGGGGTCGCGGTCAAGGCAAAAGCTACAG CATGCATGATAACCGGTGGGAAGGAGAAAATGAAGAGGAGAAAGGAAGAAAGGAGGAgcaagagaaggagaaggagaaggatgAAGAGAAGGTCAAAGAGAAGGAAGATGAGAACAAGGATGACAACCTCAAGGCTCCGTTGTCAGTGAAG AAGACTGATGAAGAAGGCCTTGctgaagaagatgatgatgagtggGAGGATGCTAGCGAtggtgaagaggaagatgcggaAGAGGATGAAAAAGCGGATGGTGGGGAAGACTCAAAAGATGCTAAACCAACAGAAAAGACCCCTTTATCTCCTGCACCTTCTACTCCCAGCCCAAAAGGACAACGTACCCCAAGACCCAAAGTCCACATCCCTTCCCCACAGGAGACGCTCAGTACACCAGAGGGACCTAAACCCCTCAGCCCTTTCTCCCCACTGGACAGCCACCAGCCAGTATCAGACTGGGGTGAAGAAATGGAGATGCTTTCTCCTAAGAGCAGTCTGGGTGAGAGCCCTCTGAGGCCCAGCAGCACTGAAAGCAGTCCAGCTCAACCCAAGAGCATCCCGGCTGAACCTAACATGACGACCACCCCCAGCCAGCCAGAAGAACCAGAAATCAAAGAAATTACATCTACAG TGGTGGTGTCAGCTTCCTGTGAAACCCCAAAGGAGCCTGTAGCAGCTGAATCTGCCGACACAACCACCTCGAGCAGCCATGACACAGCAGATCCCGTAGTGGCGCCCACCCCAGACAGCGCCAACCTGAGCA AGGAAAGCGACGCCCCTGTTGTAGAGCCGGATCAGAGTCAGCCTGAAACGAAGGTTGTGGAGGATATGGCAGTGGATTCTTCAGATCAGCCGTCCTCAG GATCCCATTTAAATGCTGTTTAG
- the ppm1da gene encoding protein phosphatase, Mg2+/Mn2+ dependent, 1Da encodes MDGVFSCRASIYYDQGGRKYMEDLVTMKQEDEPSEDELDAAERGEIAAPAQDQNPDASIQDSIPGSITVTYVQDDEPSSTLQQASMPSSHPSKNARRPRAVAMFAVFDGHGGPDAARFARSHLWDHIKKQRGFWSEDDEEVCAALRKGFISCHHAMWKKLPEWPKTVTGLPSTSGTTASIVVIRRDRMYVAHVGDSAVVLGVQDHPSDEFIRAVEITQDHKPELPKERERIEGLGGSVIKKSGVNRVVWKRPRLTHNGPVRRSTVIDQIPFLAVARALGDLWSYDFYSGEFVVSPEPDTAVIKLDLKQHRYVILGSDGLWNMVSPQEAVSICQENDSAKAKNQKENVSNAVLLVNHALLRWRQRMLRADNTSAIVICLEPFGTSSECLPPYETVYNLQGSKCGSVPKSCTNSLPTQVLPCNDSLENEAPCDRMPTGKRVLEEDSSPVLKKPRLSLSQSPLKESSCTSSKIPSAQSSARSGGGGGNAQKQSENVQAMLQQHGKTTVCVC; translated from the exons ATGGATGGGGTATTTTCATGTCGAGCAAGTATTTATTATGACCAAGGCGGTAGGAAATACATGGAGGACTTAGTGACGATGAAGCAGGAGGATGAGCCGAGTGAAGATGAACTGGACGCCGCCGAACGTGGCGAGATCGCGGCACCAGCACAAGACCAAAACCCCGACGCTTCGATCCAAGACTCCATCCCCGGATCTATCACTGTAACTTATGTTCAAGATGATGAACCAAGCTCTACTCTTCAGCAGGCGTCGATGCCCTCCTCTCATCCGTCTAAAAACGCCCGTCGGCCGCGGGCTGTGGCTATGTTCGCCGTGTTCGACGGACACGGGGGTCCGGACGCCGCGCGCTTTGCTCGCAGCCATTTGTGGGAccacattaaaaaacaaagaggCTTTTGGTCTGAAGACGACGAAGAGGTGTGCGCGGCTCTGCGAAAGGGATTCATCTCTTGTCACCATGCCATGTGGAAGAAATTAC CTGAATGGCCAAAGACGGTTACAGGACTTCCCAGCACTTCTGGTACAACCGCAAGTATTGTTGTAATACGACGTGATCGTATGTATGTTGCCCATGTTGGGGACTCGGCAGTGGTGCTGGGGGTGCAGGATCACCCCTCTGACGAGTTCATTCGAGCTGTAGAAATTACACAGGACCACAAACCTGAGCTTCCAAAGGAAAGGGAGAGAATAGAGGGGCTTGGCGGCAG TGTCATTAAAAAGTCTGGAGTCAATAGGGTGGTGTGGAAGAGACCCAGACTCACACACAATGGACCAGTAAGAAGGAGCACCGTCATCGATCAGATCCCATTTTTGGCTGTGGCCCGAGCTCTTG GTGACCTGTGGAGTTACGACTTCTACAGCGGAGAGTTTGTAGTGTCACCAGAGCCTGATACCGCTGTTATCAAGCTGGATTTGAAGCAGCACCGTTACGTCATCTTAGGCAGTGATGGGTTATGGAACATGGTATCACCACAGGAGGCTGTGTCTATTTGCCAGGAAAATGACAGTGCCAAG GCAAAGAACCAAAAGGAAAATGTTTCAAATGCTGTTCTGCTCGTAAACCATGCCTTACTGAGATGGCGTCAACGCATGCTCCGTGCTGATAATACCAGTGCCATTGTTATCTGTTTGGAGCCGTTCGGGACATCCTCTGAGTGTTTGCCACCTTACGAGACGGTGTATAATCTACAAGGATCAAAGTGTGGCTCCGTTCCTAAATCTTGCACCAACTCTTTGCCCACCCAG gttctgcCTTGTAATGACTCATTGGAAAATGAGGCCCCTTGTGACAGAATGCCTACAGGCAAGCGGGTGCTAGAGGAGGACTCCTCACCTGTGCTGAAGAAACCCCGTCTTAGTTTGTCCCAGTCCCCTCTTAAAGAGTCCTCATGTACATCCTCAAAGATACCGAGTGCACAGTCCTCGGCGAGGAGTGGTGGTGGTGGCGGAAATGCACAGAAACAGTCTGAAAATGTCCAAGCGATGCTTCAGCAGCATGGGAAGACTACTGTATGTGTTTGCTGA